In Clostridiaceae bacterium, the genomic stretch TAACCCTGTGGAAACCTACAAGGACTTTTCCACTTTCGGTGTTGCAGTAAAGAAGCTCAAGCTTCCGGGATGGCTTCCCACTGCTGCTGAATACCAGTGGGCGGTTGCATTAAAGGATACCGACCGCATCAAGTATGATATTAAGGATTATGTTCAAAAAGGAATCGAACCCTATTTCCGCACCCCTCTTGCCCTGGCAAAGAGAGTTGAGGCTGTCATCGCAAGATTTGAGAATAAAGCTGCCTATGAAACTGTAAATACTGAAATAACTGCGTTACGTATTGGAAATACAGGTTGGGTATCCAACCCATTTGAATTATACCAGGAATATGCCGGTAGAATGTTGAGAAGATGCAAGGCCAGAAATTTATGGAGCATCCAGAAGACTTACGACCATCTGGGATACCTCCCTACAATGCAGGCTGTCTGGGCAGGAGGCTATAGTGGATACATATGCAATGGGATGGTTGATCCTGCACAAGGAGGAGAGCTTCTGGTAAAGGAAAGTGTGGATCTTGTTGATTCCCTGTTTTAATTCCTATAAAAATTTTAACCAGGCATCAAGAAGTCTCTCGCTTCTATAAGCGAGAACTGAATTGATGTAAATTGTAATAATAACCTTTTTCAGCGGGGGATTGCAAGACCCCCACTGAATCCCTGAACGAAGCGAGTTTGCTGAAAAATGCCGGATAGAGGTATGGAAACTCAATTTAGGAAAGGACATTCTAGTAGAATGATTATCCTAAGGGAAGGATTGTAGGCTTAATGAAAAATGACAATGGCGGAATAGATATGGTAATGCCCTCTGCACTTAAAGGTGGAACATATTATGAAATTGCACGGTATATTGCAAAGATTTTAGAATCAGACCTGGGTTTAAAGTTAAAAGTAACAAATACATCAGGCTCCAATCCCAACATTGTTGCGGTATCCCAAAAAGAAGCTTTATTATCCTTCTGTGCTTCCGCTCCCCTATTTGATCGGGCTATCTCCTGATGAAATGCTAAGGATACGAAACTCAATCCCATTTTTCACGGAATGTTGTATTCCTGAAAACTTTTATATGCACCAAAAAACTGCAATACCGACTTTGGGCATCGGTAATTTTGCAATCTGCCACCGTGAGCTTGCTGATAACATGGCATATGATATTGTAAAAACAGTCTTTGATCATATTAAAACACAGCAACTGAAATAATTCCGGCATTTAATGAATTTGATCAGAAAAATGTTCTGATGAGCCCTGTACCGCTTCATGAAGGTGCAATACGGTATTATATGGAGAAAGGGATTCTCCCTTAGGTATATGAGTAACATGCCTGGTCTTATCTGGAATTATTATGGATTTTAAAGGAGTGTAGGATAGAAAAGGCCAGATGAGAGCAAAAGACATATTATCTGTGACTTATTATTAAATTATGGAGGATTGCATAATGAGAAGAGAAACAGACGCATTGGGTGACCTTTTACTTACTGAAAATGCTTATTACGGGATACAGACAGAAAGGGCCAGAAAAAACTTTGATATATCCGGTCAGACATATGAACGATTTCCAGATTTTATCTGGTGTATTGCAGCCATCAAAAAGGCAGCGGCTTTGGCAAATGCAAGGACCGGTGCACTGGATAAAGAAATTGCGGATGCGATAGGCCAAGCGGCGGACGAGATAATGTCCGGCAAGATGAAAGATCAATTCCCTATTGATATTTTTCAGGGCGGTGGAGGCACTTCAATAAACATGAATGTGAATGAAGTGATTGCGAACAGGGCTAATGAATTGTTGATGGGAGAGAAGGGATATAGCCGGGTACATCCCAATACGCATGTGAATATGTGCCAGTCTACCAATGATGTAATCCCTTCAGCTATTAAAATGACCTGCCATATCTATCTAAAGAAACTGATTAAAAGCATTGATGTCCTTGAACAAGCCCTTAGAATTAAAACCGATGAATTCAAGGATGTTGTCAAGCTTGGAAGAACCTGTCTTCAAGATGCTGTTCCCATTACGCTCGGGCAGGAGTTCAGCGGATATCTTGGCTTTATAATGAGACAAAAACAAACTCTTGAAAATCTCATGGATACCTGTCTTGACATTCCTCTTGGAGCTACTGCCATAGGTACTGGAATCGGCACCGTACCAGGTTATGTAGAAAATGTATACATGTTTTTATCCGATATAACCGGAATTCCGGTAAGGAAGGAAAAAAATTACTTTGATGCCCTTCAAAATGGCGACTTCTATATATATGTTTCCACAGGATTAAAAGCACTTGCTACAGGGCTTTCAAAAATGGCAACGGATTTCAGGCTGTTGTCATCCGGTCCCAGGGCAGGTATAAATGAAATCAACTTGCCTGCCGTACAACCAGGCTCATCGATAATGCCCGGGAAAGTCAATCCTGTTATGCCCGAATTGGTGAACCAGGTTTGCTATCAGGTTTGCGGAAATGATCTTGCAGTCACTATGGCGGTAGAGGGCGGAGAGCTTGACCTGAATGTATGGGAACCTGTAATTGCAAAATGCCTCTTTGAATCTTTTATGCTGCTTGCCAATAGTATCTTGCTGTTTTCCGAAAAGTGCGTAATGGGAATCACTGCAAACAAAGAAAGGTGCAGAACATATGCTGTTTCATCTCTTGCGCTTTCGACTGTTATAGCCGCACGGGCAGGCTATAAAACGGGAAGTCGTGTAGCGGAATACGCTTCTGAAAGGAATCTGAGCATAAAAGAAGCAGCAGTGGAAATGAATATCCTTGCAGCGGAGGAAGCAGAAAAACTCTTTGACCCGATGTTGCTCACCGATAGTGAGAAGAGCGGAAAAGAAATACCAAAAGATATTCACGGCATCCCTGAAAGAAGTGGTAATTCTTAGCCACTTCTTCGGGAAAAGGCTTAAGTACACTTACCTCATCTGTGTCGCACCTCCCTTTTTGCTGATCCATAGCTTCAAAACGGGCATTATATGTTTTTATTTCTATAACTATTCTTTACAAAGAAAAGTGATACCGCAGATTTATTAATAATATTTCTAATAAAAATACCGCTGATTCTCTATATCAAATTTGCTTTTTGCAACAACCTCCTTACAATCACAACTGTTTCTGCTTTGGTTAAGTTATCTATTAATGCATGTAAATTGGTAACCGGCATTCCATCGGCATCATCACCGGCTATGACCATAGCTCATCCATGAGCTCTTGTATTCTTTCCTTTCTTTTTGTTGTTTCGCCAAAATCAATTTCTATCTTTATTACATCGCCTTCTTTTGCGTTCATGGGTACCAGTTGTTTTGGCATGTTTACTGTTGTCTTGTCCGGAAG encodes the following:
- a CDS encoding DUF3006 domain-containing protein → MKVTIDRFEGDYVIVELPDKTTVNMPKQLVPMNAKEGDVIKIEIDFGETTKRKERIQELMDELWS
- a CDS encoding aspartate ammonia-lyase: MMRRETDALGDLLLTENAYYGIQTERARKNFDISGQTYERFPDFIWCIAAIKKAAALANARTGALDKEIADAIGQAADEIMSGKMKDQFPIDIFQGGGGTSINMNVNEVIANRANELLMGEKGYSRVHPNTHVNMCQSTNDVIPSAIKMTCHIYLKKLIKSIDVLEQALRIKTDEFKDVVKLGRTCLQDAVPITLGQEFSGYLGFIMRQKQTLENLMDTCLDIPLGATAIGTGIGTVPGYVENVYMFLSDITGIPVRKEKNYFDALQNGDFYIYVSTGLKALATGLSKMATDFRLLSSGPRAGINEINLPAVQPGSSIMPGKVNPVMPELVNQVCYQVCGNDLAVTMAVEGGELDLNVWEPVIAKCLFESFMLLANSILLFSEKCVMGITANKERCRTYAVSSLALSTVIAARAGYKTGSRVAEYASERNLSIKEAAVEMNILAAEEAEKLFDPMLLTDSEKSGKEIPKDIHGIPERSGNS